A genome region from Triticum aestivum cultivar Chinese Spring chromosome 2B, IWGSC CS RefSeq v2.1, whole genome shotgun sequence includes the following:
- the LOC123045485 gene encoding serine/threonine-protein kinase SAPK7, whose amino-acid sequence MERYELLKDIGAGNFGVARLMRNKETKELVAMKYIPRGLKIDENVAREIINHRSLRHPNIIRFKEVVVTPTHLAIVMEYAAGGELFDRICNAGRFSEDEARYFFQQLICGVSYCHFMQICHRDLKLENTLLDGSPAPRLKICDFGYSKSSLLHSKPKSTVGTPAYIAPEVLSRREYDGKTADVWSCGVTLYVMLVGGYPFEDPDDPKNFRKTIGRIMSIQYKIPEYVHVSQDCKQLLASIFVANPAKRITMREIRNHPWFLKNLPRELTEAAQAMYYKRDNSAPTYSVQSVEEIMKIVEEAQKPPPSTTPVAGFGWAEEDEQEDGKKPEEEAEEEDEEDEYEKQLNEVRASGEFHIS is encoded by the exons ATGGAGAGGTACGAGCTGCTCAAGGACATCGGCGCCGGCAACTTCGGCGTCGCGCGGCTGATGCGCAACAAGGAGACCAAGGAGCTCGTCGCCATGAAGTACATCCCACGGGGCCTCAAG ATTGACGAGAATGTGGCGAGGGAGATCATAAACCACCGGTCGCTGCGGCACCCCAACATAATCCGATTCAAGGAG GTGGTGGTCACGCCGACGCACCTGGCGATTGTGATGGAGTAcgcggccggcggcgagctcttcgaCCGGATCTGCAACGCCGGGAGGTTCAGCGAGGACGAG GCCAGGTACTTCTTCCAGCAGCTCATCTGCGGCGTGAGTTACTGCCACTTCATG CAAATTTGCCACCGGGACCTGAAGCTGGAGAACACTCTGCTGGACGGCAGCCCGGCGCCCCGCCTCAAGATCTGCGACTTCGGTTATTCAAAG TCGTCGTTGCTGCACTCGAAGCCCAAGTCGACGGTCGGCACGCCGGCGTACATCGCCCCGGAGGTGCTCTCCCGCCGGGAATACGACGGCAAG ACAGCCGATGTGTGGTCTTGTGGAGTGACCCTTTATGTGATGCTAGTCGGCGGTTACCCTTTTGAGGATCCTGATGACCCCAAGAACTTCAGAAAGACCATTGGG AGAATAATGTCAATCCAATACAAAATACCGGAGTATGTCCACGTATCCCAAGACTGCAAGCAACTCCTTGCCAGTATTTTTGTCGCAAACCCTGCAAAG AGAATAACAATGAGGGAGATCAGGAACCACCCTTGGTTCTTGAAGAACTTACCAAGAGAGCTCACGGAAGCTGCCCAAGCAATGTACTACAAGAGAGACAACAGCGCCCCGACCTACTCGGTCCAGTCCGTGGAGGAGATCATGAAGATCGTGGAGGAGGCGCAGAAACCGCCTCCTTCCACCACTCCGGTGGCGGGTTTCGGGTGGGCGGAGGAGGACGAGCAGGAGGATGGCAAGAAGCCAGAGGAGGAagcggaggaggaagacgaagaagatgaGTATGAGAAGCAGTTGAATGAGGTCCGTGCCAGCGGCGAGTTCCACATCAGCTAG